In the Armatimonas rosea genome, one interval contains:
- a CDS encoding acyltransferase family protein, whose product MQVPNTSEQKANKLAFLDGFRGLACVYVVLYHFWFELSIAYSSILTQNIKSYFRFLNFGNCSVAAFIAISGYCLMLSTVRSSSDTLKNGWREFLIRRCRRILPGYYVCLLLGIVLMNGSDVLHKSLLFQNAIPVDMFSGVISHLLLIHNINQNWVFNINPPLWSVAVEWQIYFMYAFVMMPLYSRFKANSLLLSGAALSVVLFAISRLPIAFSNKFFWPHSWFVFIFALAAYAAWYNYRVAIKGMSDAARLMFVSAILAAFCLLSVLFFTRDDKWLEHHNYIVELLSGGISIGVMVLCIDAILGNKKSFLVGFLSLPFLVFLGKISYSIYLYHCFVMAVVIFLVMKYLGAGFLSVFATLSLALSLVVLLSYFSYKYVERPFMRV is encoded by the coding sequence ATGCAAGTCCCTAATACCAGCGAACAGAAGGCCAATAAATTGGCCTTTCTGGATGGTTTTCGAGGACTTGCTTGTGTCTATGTGGTGCTGTACCATTTTTGGTTTGAGCTCTCTATTGCCTACTCAAGTATTTTAACCCAGAATATAAAGTCATACTTTAGGTTTTTGAATTTTGGGAACTGCTCCGTTGCGGCATTTATTGCGATTTCTGGCTATTGTTTGATGTTGTCGACTGTGAGATCATCAAGCGATACATTGAAAAATGGCTGGAGAGAGTTCCTAATTCGCCGGTGTCGGCGTATATTGCCTGGTTACTATGTGTGCCTATTATTAGGCATTGTTTTGATGAATGGCTCGGATGTTCTTCATAAAAGCCTTCTTTTTCAGAATGCAATTCCAGTAGATATGTTCTCAGGGGTGATATCCCATTTATTATTAATACATAATATTAATCAGAATTGGGTTTTTAATATAAACCCGCCTTTATGGAGTGTGGCAGTGGAATGGCAGATATATTTCATGTACGCGTTTGTGATGATGCCACTGTACTCTAGATTTAAGGCAAATTCTTTATTATTATCTGGAGCAGCACTTTCTGTGGTTTTATTTGCGATATCGAGACTCCCAATCGCTTTTTCAAATAAATTTTTCTGGCCGCACTCCTGGTTTGTCTTTATCTTTGCCCTAGCTGCATACGCTGCATGGTATAATTACAGAGTTGCTATTAAAGGTATGTCTGATGCTGCGAGATTGATGTTTGTATCTGCTATACTTGCCGCGTTTTGTTTGTTATCTGTTTTGTTTTTTACCAGGGATGATAAATGGTTAGAGCATCATAACTATATCGTTGAGTTATTGTCAGGTGGTATCTCAATCGGGGTGATGGTTCTATGCATTGATGCAATTTTAGGGAATAAGAAGTCTTTCTTGGTTGGTTTTTTGTCGTTGCCTTTCCTTGTTTTTCTCGGGAAAATATCCTACAGTATCTACTTGTACCATTGCTTTGTGATGGCTGTGGTAATATTTTTAGTGATGAAGTACCTTGGGGCTGGCTTCTTATCCGTATTTGCCACACTCTCTCTAGCTCTGAGTCTTGTTGTGCTTCTCTCTTATTTTTCTTATAAATATGTCGAGCGACCGTTCATGCGGGTTTAG
- the nuoE gene encoding complex I 24 kDa subunit family protein: MSKFTEKDKARLDELISRYPTKKAALLPSLWVAQEVYGGWLPLEAMDEVAQHLELPTADVQGVATFYTMYNKEPRGQHAIEICHNVSCMVLGAEQLIQHCERKLGVSATGETTADGVFTLARVECLGACCNAPAVQVGGTYYENVTAEQMDALLEKLKSAPSEVVTPPQSAMPEMRKF, from the coding sequence ATGTCTAAGTTTACGGAAAAAGATAAGGCACGCCTCGATGAGCTGATCTCGCGCTACCCGACCAAGAAGGCGGCGCTGCTACCGTCGCTCTGGGTGGCGCAAGAGGTGTACGGCGGCTGGCTCCCGCTGGAGGCCATGGACGAAGTGGCGCAGCACCTGGAGCTCCCGACGGCCGATGTGCAGGGTGTGGCCACGTTCTACACCATGTACAACAAAGAGCCGCGCGGCCAGCACGCCATCGAGATCTGCCACAATGTCAGCTGCATGGTGCTCGGTGCCGAGCAGCTGATCCAGCACTGTGAGCGCAAGCTCGGGGTCTCCGCGACCGGCGAGACCACGGCCGATGGGGTCTTCACCCTGGCGCGGGTCGAGTGCTTGGGCGCGTGCTGCAATGCTCCTGCCGTGCAAGTGGGCGGAACCTACTACGAGAATGTCACCGCCGAGCAGATGGACGCGCTTTTAGAAAAACTCAAGAGCGCCCCGAGCGAGGTGGTCACCCCGCCCCAGTCTGCCATGCCTGAGATGAGGAAGTTCTAG
- the nuoF gene encoding NADH-quinone oxidoreductase subunit NuoF — protein sequence MSEQPQLLYKHRHVPGINTIDVWMAHGGYENFKKALAMEPDAVIEEVKVSGLRGRGGAGFPTHIKWNAVPKNRDVEHYLIINADEGEPGTAKDRDLMNGLPHLLVEGCLISMHAIRASKCYIYIRGEYIEPWKSVQKAINEAYEKGFCGKNVLGSGLDFDIYTHLGAGAYECGEESALMSSLMGERGMPRMKPPAAPLPMISGAWKRPSVVNNVETVSTLLPIIELGGAKYAEIGYGSPRSRGTKLFSISGHVEKPGVYEIVLGTPFSEVLELCGGVRKGHTLKTYIPGGSSMGFAPPTPLDYPFDYEGIPANTKTLGLGSGGLIVFDETTPIVPITQRLVDFYHHESCGKCTPCREGLNWLHKIYGRIVAGAGKESDIDLIWDICDSIRGKSFCALGEGAIWPVMTSLLLFRDEYLAYIRGGKDAMTDLTTIGL from the coding sequence ATGAGTGAGCAACCCCAGCTTCTGTACAAACACCGTCATGTTCCTGGCATCAACACCATCGATGTCTGGATGGCGCACGGCGGCTACGAGAACTTTAAAAAAGCCCTCGCGATGGAGCCCGATGCGGTGATCGAGGAAGTGAAAGTCTCCGGCCTGCGTGGGCGCGGGGGCGCGGGCTTCCCGACCCATATCAAGTGGAACGCTGTCCCCAAGAACCGCGATGTCGAGCACTATCTGATTATCAATGCGGATGAAGGGGAGCCAGGGACTGCCAAAGACCGTGATCTGATGAACGGCCTGCCGCACCTACTGGTCGAGGGCTGTCTGATCTCCATGCACGCCATCCGGGCGAGCAAGTGCTATATCTACATCCGCGGCGAGTACATCGAGCCCTGGAAGAGTGTCCAGAAGGCCATCAACGAGGCCTACGAGAAAGGCTTCTGCGGCAAGAATGTCCTAGGCTCCGGGCTGGACTTTGACATCTACACCCACCTCGGGGCGGGGGCCTACGAGTGCGGCGAGGAGTCCGCGCTGATGAGCTCCCTGATGGGCGAGCGAGGTATGCCGCGCATGAAGCCGCCCGCCGCGCCCCTGCCGATGATCTCCGGTGCGTGGAAGCGACCCAGCGTGGTCAACAATGTCGAGACGGTATCGACCTTGTTGCCCATTATCGAGCTGGGTGGTGCCAAGTACGCCGAGATCGGCTATGGCTCACCGCGCTCGCGGGGCACCAAGCTCTTCTCCATCTCGGGCCATGTCGAGAAGCCTGGGGTCTACGAGATCGTGCTGGGGACGCCGTTTAGCGAGGTGCTGGAGCTCTGCGGTGGGGTTCGCAAGGGCCACACGCTCAAGACCTACATCCCCGGGGGGTCGTCGATGGGCTTTGCGCCGCCCACCCCGCTGGACTACCCCTTCGACTACGAGGGCATCCCCGCCAATACGAAGACCCTGGGGCTGGGCTCGGGCGGGCTGATTGTCTTTGACGAGACGACGCCCATCGTGCCCATCACGCAGCGGCTGGTGGATTTTTATCATCACGAGAGCTGCGGCAAGTGCACCCCCTGTCGTGAGGGGCTTAACTGGCTCCACAAGATCTACGGGCGCATTGTCGCCGGGGCAGGCAAGGAGAGCGATATCGACCTGATCTGGGATATCTGCGACAGTATCCGCGGCAAGAGCTTCTGCGCACTGGGCGAGGGAGCGATCTGGCCGGTGATGACGAGCTTGCTGCTCTTTAGAGACGAGTACTTGGCCTACATTCGGGGCGGGAAGGACGCGATGACCGATCTGACGACGATCGGTCTGTAG
- a CDS encoding glycosyltransferase family 2 protein translates to MVKGQKVMVVMPAYNAARTLEKTLSEIPSDIVDEVLLVDDCSKDETVAVAQKLGIPYVVHPKNRGYGGNQKTCYTEALKRGAEIVVMLHPDYQYTPKLIGAMTWLVASDEFDVVLGSRILGSGALKGGMPYWKYAANRWLTGAENVLLGMKLSEYHTGYRAFSRKVLETLPLEENSDDFVFDNQMLAQAVRFGFRIGEISCPTKYFPEASSINFKRSVIYGLGVLGTAVAYRLHVWGVKRSKIFEDGGKKLPGAVREQ, encoded by the coding sequence ATGGTCAAGGGCCAGAAGGTGATGGTGGTGATGCCCGCCTACAACGCCGCAAGGACTCTGGAGAAGACCCTCTCCGAGATTCCGAGCGATATTGTGGACGAGGTCCTTCTGGTGGACGACTGCTCGAAAGACGAGACCGTGGCGGTGGCGCAGAAGTTGGGGATTCCATATGTGGTGCACCCGAAGAACCGGGGCTACGGCGGCAACCAGAAGACCTGCTACACCGAGGCGCTGAAGCGAGGGGCGGAGATTGTTGTGATGCTCCACCCGGACTACCAGTACACGCCCAAGCTGATTGGGGCGATGACTTGGTTGGTGGCATCGGACGAGTTTGATGTGGTGCTGGGCTCGCGGATCTTGGGGAGCGGTGCGCTCAAGGGGGGGATGCCCTACTGGAAGTACGCCGCCAACCGCTGGCTGACCGGCGCGGAGAATGTCCTGCTGGGCATGAAGCTCTCGGAGTACCACACCGGGTACCGGGCGTTCTCGCGTAAGGTGCTGGAGACCCTCCCGCTGGAGGAAAATAGCGACGATTTTGTCTTTGACAACCAGATGCTGGCGCAGGCGGTGCGCTTCGGGTTTCGGATCGGGGAGATCTCCTGCCCGACCAAGTACTTCCCCGAGGCATCGTCGATTAACTTCAAGCGCTCGGTAATCTATGGTCTAGGGGTGCTCGGGACGGCGGTGGCCTACCGGTTGCATGTGTGGGGCGTGAAGCGCTCGAAAATCTTTGAGGACGGGGGCAAGAAATTGCCCGGCGCGGTAAGAGAACAATAG
- the nuoG gene encoding NADH-quinone oxidoreductase subunit NuoG: protein MADEKREQTPQEKADAAKAVADQDKAAAAGVELVNLVVDGAPVAVPKGTLVIEAAFRAGSDVPYFCYHPRLTSVGACRMCLASVELEMFGQRRASIMATCTIPCSEGMVVKTQTPEVKKAQNGILELLLANHPLDCPICDRGGECPLQNMTISYGPPTSRYTEEKRHYPKAKPISDYVVLDRERCITCMRCTRFADEIAGDGKLDLINRGAQTEIGPFMGASFDSNFSGNTIEICPVGALTSRQFRFKGRPWEVKSVDSVCSKCGNGCNIAVGHRLGELVRINARTNEEINEEWTCDRGKFGHAYVNSEERLTTPLIRDMDGKLQPASWDAALTKIVEALKHYKPEQIGGIGSTRATLEDNYLFAKLLKGAIGTAHVGHQMHPYPLIPMQTSIAELESAKKIISVGMKLEDDQPIVYLRVHKARSKKGASWVQAATVAEAIESLSEGAVLLLPHTLSEADYAAAQAACAEKSAKLNILLPDANSWGAVKAGVTGGELAQILSGNLKMLYILGSDPVVRYHDPAKAREAVAKAEFVVVQELFLTETAKLASVVLPAASFAEKDGTFVNIEGREQKIKQAIAPRGDSRPDWRILADLLARLGKAQPYFSARDIYREWEKAQG, encoded by the coding sequence ATGGCGGACGAGAAACGAGAACAGACGCCGCAGGAAAAGGCGGACGCGGCGAAGGCCGTGGCGGATCAGGACAAGGCAGCGGCGGCGGGAGTCGAGCTGGTGAACCTGGTGGTGGACGGCGCACCGGTGGCGGTGCCCAAGGGAACCCTGGTGATCGAGGCGGCGTTTCGCGCCGGGAGCGATGTGCCCTACTTCTGCTACCACCCACGCCTCACCAGTGTCGGGGCTTGCCGCATGTGTCTGGCGAGTGTCGAGCTTGAGATGTTTGGGCAGCGGCGCGCCAGTATCATGGCCACCTGCACGATCCCCTGCTCCGAGGGCATGGTGGTCAAGACCCAGACCCCCGAGGTCAAGAAGGCCCAGAACGGGATTCTGGAGCTGCTGCTGGCCAACCACCCGCTGGACTGCCCGATCTGTGACCGTGGCGGTGAGTGCCCGCTGCAGAACATGACGATCTCCTACGGCCCCCCGACCAGCCGCTACACCGAGGAGAAGCGCCACTACCCCAAGGCCAAGCCCATCTCGGACTATGTCGTGCTGGACCGCGAGCGCTGCATCACCTGTATGCGCTGCACCCGCTTCGCCGACGAGATCGCCGGCGATGGCAAGCTGGACCTGATCAACCGCGGTGCCCAGACCGAGATCGGCCCCTTTATGGGCGCGAGCTTCGACTCCAACTTCTCGGGCAACACGATCGAGATCTGTCCGGTCGGGGCGCTGACCAGCCGCCAGTTTCGCTTTAAGGGCCGCCCGTGGGAAGTGAAGTCCGTGGACTCGGTCTGCTCCAAGTGCGGCAATGGGTGCAATATCGCCGTCGGCCATCGCCTCGGGGAGCTGGTGCGCATCAACGCCCGCACCAACGAGGAGATCAACGAGGAGTGGACCTGCGACCGCGGCAAGTTCGGCCACGCGTATGTCAATAGCGAGGAGCGCCTGACCACGCCGCTGATCCGCGACATGGACGGCAAGCTCCAGCCTGCTAGCTGGGACGCTGCCCTGACCAAGATTGTCGAGGCGCTCAAGCACTACAAGCCCGAGCAGATCGGTGGGATCGGCTCGACGCGGGCGACGCTCGAAGACAACTATCTCTTTGCCAAGCTGCTCAAGGGAGCGATTGGGACGGCCCATGTCGGGCATCAAATGCACCCGTACCCGCTGATCCCGATGCAGACCAGTATCGCCGAGCTGGAGAGTGCGAAGAAAATTATCTCGGTTGGCATGAAGCTGGAAGACGACCAGCCGATTGTCTACCTGCGGGTGCACAAGGCGCGTAGCAAGAAGGGCGCGAGCTGGGTTCAGGCCGCGACGGTCGCTGAGGCGATCGAGAGCCTGAGCGAGGGCGCGGTCCTGCTCCTGCCTCACACGCTCTCGGAGGCGGACTACGCCGCTGCGCAGGCCGCGTGTGCGGAGAAGAGCGCAAAGCTCAATATCCTCCTGCCCGATGCCAACTCCTGGGGAGCCGTGAAGGCGGGTGTCACCGGCGGCGAGCTCGCGCAGATTCTCTCCGGTAACCTAAAGATGCTCTATATCTTGGGCTCCGACCCGGTTGTGCGGTATCATGACCCGGCAAAAGCGCGGGAGGCTGTCGCGAAGGCGGAGTTTGTGGTGGTGCAGGAGCTCTTCCTCACCGAGACCGCAAAGCTCGCTAGTGTGGTGCTCCCTGCCGCAAGCTTTGCCGAGAAAGACGGCACCTTCGTCAATATCGAGGGCCGCGAGCAGAAGATCAAGCAGGCAATCGCGCCGCGTGGCGACTCCCGCCCGGACTGGCGCATTCTTGCCGATCTGCTGGCCCGCCTCGGGAAAGCGCAGCCGTACTTCTCGGCGCGCGACATCTACCGCGAGTGGGAAAAGGCGCAAGGGTAG
- a CDS encoding complex I subunit 1/NuoH family protein: MDIWQQLFVLPGDKIEWWAEVVRSVLRLVIALVGGLGSVPILVWLERRLLGWYQGRLGPNRVGPQGLLQPLADALKLITKEDITPTNVDKILYYMAPGVALAPVIMSLTVLPWGSSRDWGAVAPRLDTGGILLLLAIASIEVYGVILAGWSSNNKYSLLGSLRAASQVISYELGMGLSILAVLLMAGQVSTIGIVQHQGVFELGPDGVSGYPIGESAYTWAPQAVSSGFWNWHFLAFFPLGLVACGIYLISMLAETNRAPFDLPEAETELVAGFHTEYSSFKFAMFFMGEYANMGIVSAIAIVLFFGGYLAPWGPLGHIPMSVFGVPVWASLPGWFVDLSNTGIGILWLVLKWFALIGFFITVRATLPRLRYDMLMKLGWKGIIPVALINLLLIALSMALQQTKLGWFGHFVALVPGVVLLGVLFLWKKSSYEAAAKEALSTALVPAGESVGIARLPIRREPVTVKMAPRVSED; the protein is encoded by the coding sequence ATGGATATCTGGCAGCAACTATTCGTCCTGCCGGGCGACAAGATTGAGTGGTGGGCCGAGGTGGTCCGCTCCGTCCTCCGACTGGTGATCGCGCTGGTGGGGGGGCTGGGGTCGGTGCCTATCTTGGTCTGGCTGGAGCGCCGGCTTCTGGGCTGGTACCAGGGGCGCTTGGGGCCCAACCGTGTGGGGCCGCAGGGCCTCCTCCAGCCCCTCGCCGATGCGCTCAAGCTCATCACCAAAGAGGACATCACCCCCACCAATGTCGATAAGATCCTCTACTACATGGCGCCTGGGGTGGCACTTGCTCCCGTGATCATGTCCCTGACCGTGCTTCCTTGGGGGAGCTCACGGGACTGGGGAGCGGTTGCGCCGCGCCTCGACACCGGCGGAATCCTGCTGCTCTTGGCCATCGCCTCCATCGAGGTCTATGGCGTGATCCTAGCGGGGTGGTCGTCGAATAACAAGTACTCGCTACTGGGGAGCCTCCGTGCGGCGTCGCAAGTGATCTCCTACGAGCTAGGAATGGGCCTCTCGATCCTGGCGGTCCTGCTCATGGCCGGCCAGGTCAGCACGATTGGCATTGTCCAGCACCAGGGAGTCTTTGAGCTGGGCCCGGATGGCGTCAGCGGCTACCCCATCGGGGAGTCTGCCTACACCTGGGCACCACAGGCCGTGAGCTCGGGCTTCTGGAACTGGCACTTCTTGGCCTTCTTCCCGCTTGGGCTAGTGGCCTGTGGCATCTATCTTATCTCGATGCTGGCCGAGACCAACCGCGCCCCCTTCGACCTTCCCGAGGCCGAGACCGAGCTGGTGGCCGGCTTCCACACCGAGTACAGCTCCTTCAAGTTCGCGATGTTCTTCATGGGGGAGTATGCCAACATGGGCATTGTCTCCGCCATTGCGATCGTCCTCTTCTTCGGGGGCTACCTTGCGCCCTGGGGGCCGCTGGGCCACATCCCGATGAGCGTCTTCGGAGTGCCGGTCTGGGCGAGCCTACCGGGCTGGTTTGTCGATCTGAGCAACACAGGAATTGGGATTCTCTGGCTGGTGCTCAAGTGGTTTGCGCTGATTGGCTTCTTTATCACGGTGCGCGCCACCCTACCCCGCCTGCGCTACGACATGCTGATGAAGCTGGGGTGGAAGGGGATCATCCCCGTGGCCCTGATCAACCTGCTGCTGATCGCCCTCTCGATGGCGCTGCAGCAGACAAAGCTCGGCTGGTTTGGGCACTTTGTGGCGCTGGTTCCCGGTGTGGTGCTTCTGGGCGTGCTCTTCCTCTGGAAAAAATCCAGCTACGAAGCGGCGGCCAAAGAGGCGCTCTCGACCGCGCTGGTGCCTGCTGGAGAGAGTGTCGGGATCGCCCGCCTACCGATCCGCCGCGAGCCTGTCACCGTGAAGATGGCCCCGAGAGTGAGCGAGGACTAG
- the nuoI gene encoding NADH-quinone oxidoreductase subunit NuoI — MSDFWADVKQIATEVAAPFKGLATIGSKLTEKKTTIAYPEFRRPMGVRARWRHVLNRYDNGMEKCIGCSLCAGACPANAILVVADENKDNARYSPGERYASRYEINMLRCIYCGFCQESCPTGAIELKDIYELAEDSRKKLVYTKEMLLVPDPNRERVD; from the coding sequence ATGTCAGATTTCTGGGCAGATGTAAAACAGATAGCGACCGAGGTGGCCGCGCCCTTCAAGGGCTTGGCGACTATCGGGAGCAAGCTAACCGAGAAGAAAACCACGATCGCGTACCCTGAGTTTCGCCGACCGATGGGGGTGCGTGCACGCTGGCGCCATGTCCTCAACCGCTACGACAATGGCATGGAGAAGTGTATCGGCTGCTCGCTGTGTGCGGGTGCCTGTCCTGCCAATGCGATCCTCGTGGTGGCGGACGAGAACAAAGACAACGCCCGCTACTCGCCGGGGGAGCGCTACGCCAGCCGCTACGAGATCAACATGCTCCGCTGTATCTACTGTGGCTTCTGTCAGGAGTCCTGCCCGACCGGAGCGATCGAGCTGAAGGATATCTACGAGCTCGCGGAGGATAGCCGCAAGAAGCTGGTCTACACCAAGGAGATGCTGCTGGTCCCCGATCCAAACCGGGAGAGGGTGGACTAG
- a CDS encoding NADH-quinone oxidoreductase subunit J family protein: protein MILFLMVAALALVAALLVVLNPNPVRSALFLVVNLFCIAGLYLLLNAYFLSAVQVIVYTGAIMVLFLFVIMLLNLGTPDRSLNKLKAQTPVAVLGGLLLAGALVWSVTKGTAPVPVEQHRSEATESPAEKKDESSESTEAAREEQKERGRVEPEHESATAERLPLRAEPTVDGYPLGSPQGIGKTLYNPKLPWLFPFELTSILLLIAVIGSVVLARRAYGEEATKS from the coding sequence ATGATTCTCTTTTTGATGGTGGCGGCCCTGGCTCTTGTCGCGGCGCTCCTTGTGGTGCTCAACCCCAACCCGGTGCGCTCCGCGCTCTTTCTGGTGGTGAACCTCTTCTGCATTGCGGGGCTCTATCTCCTGCTCAATGCCTACTTCCTCTCCGCGGTGCAGGTGATTGTCTACACCGGGGCGATCATGGTGCTCTTTCTCTTTGTCATCATGCTCCTGAACCTAGGCACCCCGGACCGGTCGCTCAACAAGCTCAAGGCCCAGACCCCGGTGGCGGTCCTGGGAGGGCTCCTGCTGGCGGGAGCGCTGGTCTGGTCCGTGACCAAGGGGACCGCGCCCGTGCCCGTGGAGCAGCATCGCAGTGAAGCTACGGAGAGCCCGGCAGAGAAAAAAGACGAGTCTTCCGAGTCCACTGAGGCCGCGCGTGAGGAGCAGAAAGAGCGAGGACGGGTCGAGCCGGAGCACGAGTCGGCGACTGCGGAGCGCCTGCCGCTGCGTGCAGAGCCGACGGTCGATGGCTACCCGCTGGGCTCGCCGCAGGGGATTGGCAAGACCCTCTACAACCCGAAGCTTCCCTGGCTCTTCCCCTTTGAGCTAACGAGTATTCTCCTGCTGATCGCGGTGATTGGCTCCGTGGTACTGGCGCGCCGGGCCTACGGCGAGGAGGCGACAAAATCATGA
- the nuoK gene encoding NADH-quinone oxidoreductase subunit NuoK: MAEVPLSWYLILSALLFATGVVGVLIKRNPIVIFMCVELMLNAVNLSLVAFGRYLGDAGGQMLSIFVMAVAAAEVAVGLGILIAIFRLRDNINVDETNTMRG, from the coding sequence ATGGCTGAAGTTCCCCTGTCCTGGTACTTGATTCTCTCCGCGCTGCTCTTTGCAACGGGCGTGGTCGGAGTGCTGATCAAGCGCAACCCGATCGTCATTTTTATGTGTGTCGAGCTCATGCTCAATGCCGTCAACCTGAGCCTGGTGGCCTTTGGCCGCTACCTGGGGGACGCAGGCGGGCAGATGCTCTCAATCTTCGTCATGGCGGTCGCGGCGGCTGAAGTGGCGGTGGGGCTGGGAATCCTCATCGCGATCTTCCGGCTCCGCGATAATATCAACGTTGACGAAACCAACACGATGCGAGGCTAA
- the nuoL gene encoding NADH-quinone oxidoreductase subunit L, with protein sequence MEFLPWIVPLLPLVGFLINGLIGAKLPKTVSGGLATLLLWVAFACSLVLLGQVQAAEGAKRIFSSEFVWFEAGNLSVSFKLSIDTLTALMLLIITGVGALIHGYSMGYMSHEKNYSRYFAYLNLFVFFMLLLVMSSNLVGMFVGWEGVGLASYLLIGFWQEKKSATDAGKKAFIVNRIGDAAFLIALFLIFRHFGTFEFYGKNGILTKEGIEGANAIGYELVATTVPILLFLGACGKSAQIPLYVWLPDAMEGPTPVSALIHAATMVTAGVYLLCRTHVLFLMSPSAMTLVAIVGLLTALLAASIGLAQNDIKKVLAYSTVSQLGLMFLACGTGAFGAAMFHVTTHAFFKALLFLGSGSVIHAMGGEQDMRQMGGLAKKLPTTYLTMFVGTLAISGIPGLAGFFSKDEILLNAFGGVGGSPLLWAGGLLVSAMTAFYMWRMMAKTFLGEFRGTEEQAHHLHESPVSMTAPLGILALLSALGGLLNPAALKPLGVSLPDTFGHFLGENVEWRTEANALHVSSELMLLIASAAVAVVVSFLAWSRVKAAKNGELLTEKQRESGWYQLVYDKWRVDEFYNDFFVHRGKLLANWLWRVIDLRGIDGLVQGVSNGFAGLSNQLARFQSGYVRSYALTMLVGVVLVILTSLLGRGGK encoded by the coding sequence TTGGAATTTCTCCCCTGGATCGTCCCGCTGCTACCGCTGGTGGGCTTTCTGATCAACGGCCTCATCGGGGCAAAGCTCCCCAAGACCGTCTCCGGTGGCCTGGCGACACTCCTGCTCTGGGTGGCCTTTGCGTGCTCCCTGGTTCTGCTAGGACAGGTACAGGCAGCAGAGGGCGCAAAGCGCATTTTCTCGTCGGAGTTTGTCTGGTTTGAGGCCGGCAACCTGAGTGTCAGCTTCAAGCTCTCCATCGACACGCTCACGGCACTGATGCTCCTGATCATCACCGGAGTCGGGGCGCTGATCCATGGCTACTCGATGGGCTACATGAGCCACGAGAAGAACTACAGCCGCTACTTTGCCTACCTCAACCTCTTTGTCTTCTTCATGCTCTTGCTCGTCATGAGCAGCAACCTGGTCGGGATGTTTGTCGGCTGGGAGGGAGTCGGGCTGGCATCGTACTTGCTGATCGGCTTCTGGCAGGAGAAGAAGTCCGCCACCGATGCGGGCAAGAAAGCCTTCATTGTCAACCGAATCGGGGACGCCGCGTTTCTGATCGCGCTGTTTCTGATCTTCCGCCACTTTGGGACCTTCGAGTTCTACGGCAAGAACGGCATCCTGACCAAAGAGGGAATCGAGGGCGCGAACGCGATCGGCTACGAGCTCGTGGCGACAACGGTCCCGATCCTGCTCTTCCTCGGTGCCTGTGGCAAGAGTGCGCAGATTCCGCTCTATGTCTGGCTCCCCGATGCGATGGAGGGCCCGACCCCGGTCTCCGCACTGATCCATGCCGCGACCATGGTGACCGCGGGTGTCTACCTGCTCTGCCGCACCCACGTGCTCTTTCTCATGTCGCCCAGTGCGATGACCCTCGTGGCCATTGTCGGCCTGCTGACAGCGCTCCTGGCAGCTAGTATCGGCCTGGCGCAGAACGACATCAAGAAAGTCCTCGCCTACTCGACTGTCTCGCAGCTCGGGCTGATGTTCTTGGCCTGTGGCACCGGCGCGTTTGGCGCGGCGATGTTCCATGTCACGACCCACGCCTTCTTCAAGGCCCTGCTCTTCCTGGGCTCCGGCTCGGTGATCCATGCGATGGGCGGCGAGCAGGACATGCGCCAGATGGGTGGGCTTGCCAAGAAGCTCCCAACCACCTACCTGACCATGTTTGTGGGGACCCTGGCGATCTCGGGGATCCCGGGGCTGGCGGGCTTCTTCTCCAAGGACGAGATCCTGCTCAATGCCTTTGGGGGAGTGGGCGGAAGCCCTCTACTCTGGGCGGGTGGCCTGCTGGTCTCGGCGATGACCGCTTTCTACATGTGGCGCATGATGGCCAAGACCTTCCTGGGTGAGTTCCGCGGCACCGAGGAGCAAGCGCACCACCTACATGAGTCGCCGGTCTCCATGACCGCACCGCTAGGTATCCTGGCGCTTCTCTCCGCACTGGGTGGCCTCCTCAACCCCGCCGCGCTTAAGCCCTTGGGCGTGAGCCTGCCCGATACCTTTGGCCACTTCCTCGGCGAGAATGTCGAGTGGCGCACCGAGGCCAATGCCCTGCATGTCTCGTCGGAGCTGATGCTCCTGATCGCCTCCGCGGCTGTCGCGGTGGTGGTCTCCTTCCTCGCGTGGAGCCGGGTCAAGGCGGCCAAGAACGGCGAGCTCCTCACCGAGAAGCAGCGGGAGAGCGGCTGGTACCAGCTGGTCTACGACAAGTGGCGGGTCGATGAGTTCTACAATGACTTTTTTGTCCACCGGGGCAAGCTTCTGGCAAACTGGCTCTGGCGGGTAATCGACCTACGCGGGATCGATGGTCTAGTGCAAGGGGTGAGCAATGGCTTTGCTGGGCTCTCCAATCAGCTCGCACGCTTCCAGAGTGGCTATGTCCGAAGCTACGCCCTGACCATGCTGGTGGGCGTGGTGCTCGTGATCCTGACATCGCTGCTGGGCCGGGGAGGGAAATAA